A genomic stretch from Chitinophaga lutea includes:
- a CDS encoding RagB/SusD family nutrient uptake outer membrane protein: MKKIYLGLLLLTLFSCKKSFFETSPSGSLTGKELYATTKNIDALVNGTVRYLMETATSQDNPGYSAILLSQEAMGSDAVLRDGVYGFLLTHAFGDPSDNTTRRALFFWTFQYKVIDNANNIIANVDAAAGSDTEKRHLKGQALALRAFAYLNLVRQYQFTYAKDKTAKGVPLYTTPTNPASQPKPRAPLEEVYNQVLADLREADALLQGFNRVVKNRPNQQVVRGLLARAFLTQENWDSAASRARQARQGYPIMAPEEYGRGFSDVSNVEWIWGHPQAADQNLGGASFFGYIDVTPATGYRSVMADPHFRDLFEEGDVRKKLFRPVTDTLNPLLGWLMYTKFVNKPDQSGHIVLMRASEMALVEAESKARLNDLPGAVAALNELRVKRSLPALAGGALGKDALVAEILKERRRELWGEGFALPDMLRLQISVVRKPSTEVLEIPRADGSIRRVPLKGHHQFKFPDQSAFVPNSPYYLFSIPFNEITNNPNL; this comes from the coding sequence ATGAAAAAGATATACCTGGGCTTATTGCTGCTGACTTTGTTCTCCTGCAAAAAGTCCTTTTTCGAAACATCCCCTTCCGGCAGCCTGACGGGTAAGGAGCTCTACGCCACCACCAAAAACATCGACGCGCTGGTGAACGGCACGGTGCGGTACCTGATGGAAACGGCCACCTCGCAGGACAATCCCGGTTATTCGGCCATCCTGCTTTCGCAGGAGGCGATGGGCAGCGATGCGGTGCTGCGCGATGGCGTATACGGTTTTCTGCTGACGCATGCCTTCGGCGACCCGTCGGACAATACCACCCGCCGCGCACTGTTTTTCTGGACCTTCCAGTACAAGGTGATCGATAATGCGAACAACATTATCGCCAACGTAGACGCCGCTGCCGGCTCGGATACCGAAAAGCGGCACCTGAAAGGCCAGGCATTGGCCCTTCGCGCATTCGCCTACCTTAACCTCGTACGGCAATACCAGTTCACCTACGCGAAAGATAAAACCGCCAAAGGGGTGCCCCTGTATACCACGCCTACCAACCCGGCTTCCCAACCCAAACCCCGCGCGCCGCTGGAAGAAGTGTACAACCAGGTGCTGGCCGACCTGCGGGAGGCGGACGCACTGTTGCAGGGATTCAACCGGGTGGTGAAAAACCGCCCCAATCAGCAGGTGGTGCGCGGTTTGCTGGCCCGCGCCTTCCTGACGCAGGAAAACTGGGATTCCGCAGCATCCCGCGCCCGGCAGGCCCGGCAGGGTTATCCGATCATGGCGCCGGAAGAATACGGCCGCGGTTTCAGCGATGTGAGCAACGTGGAATGGATCTGGGGCCATCCGCAGGCCGCCGATCAGAACCTGGGCGGCGCTTCTTTCTTCGGTTACATCGACGTAACGCCCGCCACGGGCTACCGCAGCGTGATGGCCGACCCGCATTTCCGCGATCTGTTTGAGGAAGGAGATGTGCGCAAAAAGCTGTTCCGTCCCGTTACCGATACCCTCAACCCGCTGCTGGGCTGGCTGATGTACACCAAGTTCGTGAACAAGCCCGATCAGTCCGGCCACATCGTGCTCATGCGCGCTTCCGAAATGGCGCTTGTCGAAGCCGAAAGCAAAGCCCGTTTGAACGACCTGCCAGGGGCCGTTGCGGCGCTCAATGAATTGCGTGTGAAGCGCAGCCTGCCGGCGCTGGCCGGCGGTGCGCTGGGGAAGGATGCGCTCGTGGCTGAAATACTCAAGGAAAGGAGAAGGGAATTGTGGGGAGAAGGGTTTGCCCTGCCCGATATGCTGCGGTTGCAGATTTCCGTCGTGCGCAAACCTTCCACCGAAGTGCTGGAAATTCCGCGGGCCGACGGCAGCATCCGCCGGGTGCCGCTGAAGGGGCATCACCAGTTCAAATTCCCCGACCAGTCGGCTTTTGTGCCCAACAGCCCGTATTACCTGTTTTCCATTCCTTTTAACGAAATCACCAATAACCCGAATTTATGA
- a CDS encoding amidohydrolase family protein — MSEKPVINCHTHIFTGDSVPPWLAKQFVPWPFYFLLPVTGLVRLCRAWFRGPHRWRHHSWHKKISRALYRCWILLRRNYIISILHTISGIVLTYHVLFFIWDWLGRWMSPEGWLAGKIGALRALLESWKLVVPIGNTWLQLLCLVVLLTMFPSGRNFLFFILRKSWKFLRSLPGEQTLRLLQRYMNLGRFSFHEKQSTILGRLIRQYEKGTQFIVLPMDMDYMGAGKAPVPYLEQLEELGKLKKKPELKDIIHPFVFADPRRMEKEPGYFRYHVVNGRIVLDDCILKTCLEEQAFAGIKIYPALGYFPFDARLLPLYKYAADNEIPVMTHCIKGTIFYRGKKQKAWDEHPVFKQAMGQGEYQPLLLPQKKAIDYTLNFTHPLNYLCLLHPGLLKELVDKDPVLHPVFGYDPATGAMTQNLEHLKICFGHFGGEDQWERFFEHDRENYAARLFTHPERGLEFLTDGDGAPAPGKPEQVWKGVDWYTIICSLMLQYEHVYADISYILHDGEAVFPLLKQTLQHPRLKTRVLYGTDFYVVRNHKSDKNLHALMLTGLSDAEFDLIARINPTDYLR; from the coding sequence ATGTCGGAAAAACCTGTCATTAATTGCCACACGCACATTTTTACGGGCGACAGTGTGCCGCCCTGGCTGGCCAAGCAGTTCGTTCCATGGCCCTTCTACTTCCTGTTGCCTGTTACCGGCCTGGTGAGGCTCTGCCGGGCCTGGTTCCGCGGCCCGCACCGCTGGCGGCACCATTCCTGGCACAAGAAGATTTCCCGGGCTTTATACCGTTGCTGGATACTGCTGCGGCGTAACTACATCATCTCGATACTGCATACCATATCGGGCATCGTGCTCACCTATCACGTACTGTTTTTCATCTGGGACTGGCTCGGCCGGTGGATGAGCCCGGAAGGATGGCTGGCCGGGAAGATCGGCGCGCTGCGGGCCCTGCTCGAATCGTGGAAGCTGGTGGTGCCCATCGGCAATACCTGGCTACAGCTGTTATGCCTGGTGGTATTGCTGACGATGTTCCCCTCGGGCCGCAACTTCCTGTTTTTTATCCTGCGTAAATCGTGGAAGTTCCTCCGGAGCTTACCGGGCGAACAAACCCTGCGGCTGTTGCAGCGGTACATGAACCTGGGGCGGTTTTCGTTCCATGAAAAACAAAGCACCATCCTGGGCCGGTTGATCCGCCAGTATGAAAAAGGCACGCAGTTCATTGTGCTGCCGATGGACATGGATTATATGGGCGCGGGGAAAGCGCCGGTGCCTTACCTCGAACAACTCGAGGAGCTCGGCAAACTGAAGAAGAAACCGGAGCTGAAAGATATCATCCATCCTTTTGTATTCGCCGACCCGCGGCGCATGGAAAAAGAACCAGGTTATTTCCGTTACCATGTCGTGAACGGGCGGATCGTGCTCGACGACTGCATCCTCAAAACCTGCCTCGAAGAACAGGCGTTCGCCGGCATCAAGATCTATCCCGCATTGGGCTATTTTCCTTTCGACGCCCGGCTGCTGCCGTTGTACAAATACGCGGCGGATAATGAGATCCCCGTGATGACGCATTGCATCAAAGGCACGATCTTTTACCGCGGCAAAAAACAGAAAGCCTGGGACGAACATCCCGTTTTCAAACAGGCGATGGGGCAGGGTGAATACCAGCCATTGCTGTTGCCGCAGAAAAAAGCCATCGACTACACGCTCAACTTCACCCACCCGCTGAATTACCTCTGCCTGCTGCACCCCGGACTGTTGAAAGAACTGGTGGACAAAGACCCGGTGTTGCATCCCGTATTCGGCTACGACCCTGCCACCGGCGCGATGACGCAAAACCTGGAGCATCTGAAAATCTGCTTCGGGCATTTCGGCGGGGAAGATCAATGGGAGCGCTTCTTCGAGCACGACCGGGAGAACTACGCCGCGCGGCTGTTCACCCATCCCGAGCGCGGCCTTGAATTCCTGACGGATGGCGACGGCGCACCGGCGCCAGGCAAACCCGAACAGGTATGGAAAGGCGTGGACTGGTACACCATCATTTGCAGCCTGATGCTGCAATACGAGCATGTATACGCCGATATCAGTTACATCCTCCATGATGGGGAAGCCGTGTTCCCGCTGCTGAAACAAACGCTGCAGCACCCCAGATTAAAGACGCGGGTGCTGTACGGCACCGATTTTTACGTGGTGCGCAACCATAAAAGCGACAAAAACCTGCATGCGCTGATGCTCACCGGTTTGTCGGACGCCGAATTCGATCTTATTGCCCGCATCAATCCAACTGATTATCTTAGATAA
- a CDS encoding SusC/RagA family TonB-linked outer membrane protein produces MKNFICFLVLLIAVQTAIAQEKRVTGIVRASDQAALPGASVRLKGANTGAVTDAGGRYAITVPAKGAVLVFSYTGYQASEQPVTGDVLNVTLSGSATLNEVLVVAYGTANKISYTGSASVVNAKDIARQQVSSISRALQGAVPGVQSVASAGQPGSNAAIRIRGIGSINASSDPLYVVDGVPFSGNINSINPADVQSVSVLKDAAASALYGSRGANGVIIITTKQGRLNAKPVVSLSASTGFSKRAVDDYDKLDAKEYFELQWEALRNKQLDGGRTPAAAAQYATDNLVSTLKINPFGPKYPLPVGIDGKLAAGAVPLWTDDWCESTQRRGIRQQVDLNVSGGGDNSKYFVSAGYLNDEGFIIGSGFTRFNSRVNYHAKVNKWFETGVNVALSSSKQDAPPQDDSNQGNYANFGRLVPNIYPIYERNPDGSLRLDQNGQPVYDFGNYRPSAAATGNNLLGSAALNKYLTKQDIVSFRGVIQLNILEGLKLKSSINADYSNTLSHSYTNPQFGGGISTRGSVSKSDTRFLAYTVNNFLDYSFRVKQQHAVNVLAGQEVYILNSTGLSGSKNNFGFLGKEEPSAASIITGFSGSADDYKLASYLAKVDYSYADKYFLSGSFRRDGSSRFHPDSRWGNFWSVGASWTVTKENFFTAPSWLDVLKARASYGAQGNDNLGGYYQYQDLYSIYNSLGEAGAITSRLPTPGLKWETNLNFNAGIDAAFLNNRIIFSAEYFERSSRDLLYQRPLAPSLGFGAIDDNIGSLKNTGFDLQLQTTPVLTKDIKWDLGVNLGAYKNKITALPQKEIIPANTSVIGPTKKLTEGGSVYDFFIREWAGVDAATGLPLWYKNEYETGPNGQRILKGRTTTSVYAQADQYIVGSSLPDLTGGVNTVLNYKGIELSALLAFSIGGKVLDFDEVMLSHNGNNIGRTWSKDILRRWTPQNTRTDVPRLTTDATSWNSASTRFLYDATYARLRNIGLSYSLPATWISRLNLQQVRIYSRGENLFTFYKHKGLDPEQALDGVTFYRYPAQKTISFGFDLTF; encoded by the coding sequence ATGAAAAATTTTATCTGCTTTCTCGTTCTGCTGATAGCCGTGCAAACTGCTATTGCGCAGGAAAAACGTGTAACCGGCATCGTGAGGGCTTCCGATCAGGCGGCCCTTCCCGGCGCCTCCGTACGCCTCAAAGGGGCCAATACCGGCGCTGTTACCGACGCGGGCGGGCGCTATGCCATCACCGTGCCGGCTAAAGGAGCTGTGCTCGTATTCAGCTACACCGGTTACCAGGCCAGCGAACAGCCCGTTACCGGCGATGTGCTCAATGTTACGCTGTCAGGTTCGGCCACCCTCAATGAAGTGCTGGTAGTGGCCTACGGCACCGCCAATAAAATATCCTACACGGGCTCGGCGTCCGTGGTGAATGCGAAAGACATTGCCCGCCAGCAGGTGTCGAGCATCAGCCGCGCCCTGCAGGGCGCGGTACCGGGCGTGCAGTCCGTCGCCTCCGCGGGCCAGCCGGGCAGCAACGCGGCCATCCGCATCCGGGGCATCGGCTCCATCAATGCCTCGAGCGACCCGCTGTACGTGGTGGACGGCGTGCCCTTTTCGGGCAACATTAACAGCATCAACCCGGCAGATGTACAGTCGGTGAGCGTACTGAAAGACGCCGCCGCCAGCGCCCTCTACGGCTCGCGTGGCGCCAACGGGGTGATCATCATCACCACCAAACAGGGCCGCCTCAACGCAAAACCGGTAGTGAGCCTCAGCGCCAGCACCGGCTTTTCGAAACGCGCGGTGGATGATTATGATAAACTCGACGCGAAGGAATATTTCGAACTGCAATGGGAAGCGCTGCGCAACAAACAGCTCGACGGCGGCAGAACGCCGGCCGCGGCCGCGCAGTATGCCACGGATAACCTGGTGAGCACGCTCAAGATCAATCCCTTCGGCCCGAAATATCCCCTGCCGGTGGGCATCGATGGTAAACTGGCGGCGGGCGCCGTGCCGCTGTGGACGGACGATTGGTGCGAATCGACCCAGCGCAGGGGCATCCGCCAGCAGGTAGACCTTAACGTAAGCGGCGGCGGGGACAACAGCAAATACTTCGTATCCGCCGGCTACCTCAACGATGAAGGATTTATCATCGGCTCGGGTTTCACCCGCTTCAACAGTCGCGTCAACTACCACGCGAAAGTGAACAAATGGTTCGAGACAGGCGTCAACGTAGCGCTTAGCTCCTCCAAACAGGACGCGCCCCCGCAGGACGACAGCAACCAGGGCAACTACGCGAACTTCGGCCGCCTCGTACCGAACATTTACCCTATCTACGAACGCAACCCGGACGGTAGCCTCAGGCTCGACCAGAACGGCCAGCCCGTCTACGACTTCGGGAATTACCGTCCCAGTGCGGCCGCCACCGGCAATAACCTGCTGGGCTCTGCTGCACTGAATAAATATCTGACTAAACAGGACATCGTATCGTTCCGCGGCGTCATCCAGCTCAATATCCTGGAAGGGCTGAAATTGAAAAGCAGCATCAACGCCGATTACAGCAACACCCTCAGCCACAGCTACACCAACCCGCAATTCGGCGGCGGTATCAGTACCCGCGGCTCCGTGAGTAAAAGTGATACACGTTTCCTGGCCTACACCGTGAATAATTTCCTGGATTATTCCTTCCGTGTCAAACAGCAGCATGCCGTGAACGTGCTGGCAGGGCAGGAGGTGTACATCCTTAACAGCACCGGCCTTTCCGGCAGCAAAAACAACTTCGGTTTCCTCGGCAAGGAAGAACCTTCGGCGGCCTCCATCATCACCGGTTTCAGCGGCAGCGCGGACGATTATAAACTGGCCAGCTACCTCGCCAAAGTGGATTACAGCTACGCAGATAAATATTTCCTTTCAGGGAGTTTCCGCCGCGACGGCTCCTCCCGCTTCCACCCGGATTCCCGCTGGGGCAACTTCTGGTCGGTCGGCGCTTCCTGGACGGTGACGAAAGAAAACTTCTTCACGGCCCCCTCATGGCTGGACGTGCTGAAGGCACGCGCCAGCTATGGCGCGCAGGGGAACGATAACCTCGGCGGCTATTACCAGTACCAGGACCTGTATTCGATCTACAACAGCCTGGGGGAAGCCGGCGCCATCACTTCGCGCCTGCCCACGCCCGGCCTTAAATGGGAAACCAACCTCAACTTCAACGCGGGCATCGACGCCGCATTTCTCAACAACCGCATCATTTTCTCCGCCGAATATTTCGAGCGCAGCTCCCGCGACCTGCTTTACCAGCGGCCGCTCGCACCTTCGCTGGGTTTCGGCGCCATCGACGACAATATCGGTTCGCTCAAAAACACGGGCTTCGACCTGCAGTTGCAAACCACCCCGGTGCTCACGAAAGATATCAAATGGGACCTTGGTGTGAACCTGGGCGCATATAAAAACAAGATCACCGCGCTGCCGCAGAAAGAGATCATCCCGGCGAATACGTCCGTGATCGGGCCTACCAAAAAACTGACGGAAGGGGGTTCCGTGTACGACTTCTTCATCCGCGAATGGGCGGGTGTGGACGCCGCCACCGGTTTGCCGCTTTGGTATAAAAACGAGTACGAAACCGGCCCCAACGGCCAGCGCATTCTCAAAGGCCGCACCACCACGAGCGTGTATGCCCAGGCGGACCAGTACATCGTGGGCAGCTCATTGCCCGACCTCACGGGCGGTGTGAACACCGTGCTCAATTATAAAGGCATCGAACTGAGCGCCCTGCTGGCTTTCAGCATCGGCGGGAAAGTGCTCGATTTCGACGAGGTGATGCTGTCGCACAACGGCAATAACATCGGCAGGACCTGGAGCAAAGACATACTCCGCCGCTGGACGCCGCAGAACACCCGCACCGATGTGCCGCGCCTCACTACAGACGCCACCAGCTGGAACAGCGCATCCACCCGTTTCCTCTACGACGCCACCTACGCGCGCCTCCGCAACATCGGGCTCAGTTATTCCCTGCCCGCCACGTGGATTTCCAGGCTCAATTTGCAGCAGGTGAGGATTTACAGCAGGGGCGAAAACCTGTTCACTTTCTACAAACACAAAGGCCTCGATCCGGAACAGGCGCTCGACGGGGTGACTTTCTACCGCTACCCTGCACAGAAAACCATTTCCTTCGGATTCGATCTTACATTCTAA
- a CDS encoding acyl-CoA desaturase — translation MNNTKPTEKGTNWLHELDFIGIHFVPLLAFFTHVTAFDWILCAVLYFVRMFFVTGGYHRYFSHRSYKTSRFFQFILAFGAQSSFQKGALWWAANHRVHHKHSDTEEDPHSAKIYGFWHAHIGWIMDKEHKETRYDLIKDMKHPELFWLNKYHFVPPLILAVLVYFIGNKVNGAGWFDWPAGLSTLFIGFFLSTILLFHGTFTINSLMHTIGRPRYKTGDESRNSFILALVTLGEGWHNNHHYYQSAARQGFYWWEVDITYYIIRMLGWMGIVWDIRGVPEKVKESNKVTEA, via the coding sequence ATGAACAACACAAAACCGACAGAGAAAGGCACGAACTGGCTTCATGAACTGGATTTCATCGGGATACACTTCGTCCCGCTACTCGCCTTCTTTACGCACGTCACTGCGTTCGACTGGATTCTATGTGCCGTATTGTATTTCGTACGGATGTTTTTTGTGACCGGTGGTTATCACCGTTATTTCTCGCACCGATCGTACAAGACCTCGCGGTTCTTTCAATTCATACTCGCCTTCGGCGCACAGAGCAGCTTTCAGAAAGGCGCACTCTGGTGGGCCGCCAATCACCGTGTGCACCACAAACACAGCGACACGGAAGAAGATCCGCATTCCGCCAAAATATATGGCTTCTGGCATGCGCATATCGGCTGGATCATGGACAAGGAACATAAAGAAACCCGTTATGACCTGATCAAAGACATGAAACATCCGGAACTGTTCTGGTTGAATAAATACCACTTCGTACCGCCGTTAATACTGGCCGTGCTCGTGTATTTTATCGGCAACAAGGTGAACGGCGCGGGCTGGTTCGACTGGCCGGCCGGACTGTCTACCCTCTTCATCGGGTTCTTCCTGAGCACCATCCTGCTGTTTCACGGCACCTTCACCATCAACTCCCTGATGCACACCATCGGGCGGCCCCGTTACAAAACCGGCGATGAATCGCGCAACAGCTTCATCCTGGCCCTGGTAACGCTTGGGGAAGGCTGGCACAACAACCACCACTATTACCAGAGCGCCGCAAGGCAGGGATTCTACTGGTGGGAGGTCGACATCACCTATTACATCATCCGTATGCTGGGCTGGATGGGCATTGTATGGGACATCCGCGGGGTGCCCGAAAAAGTGAAGGAAAGCAATAAAGTAACGGAAGCATAA
- a CDS encoding DUF5995 family protein, with protein MNTAVFTPASSIDEVIHRLNLLIEQATQTNNRIGYFASLYHKVTVRVKEGILKSEFEDGARMERLDVFFANRYLEAVHQWQHGQRPSGPWAVAFEGTRKITVILLQQLLLGMNAHINYDLGIAAVECAGNNDLHTMHRDFLAINNIIGSLTFEVTNEISRISPLLSLFGLHAQNGQSILIQFSISNARDGAWGFAQELSGKQGADKQACMEARDASIKKLAEALKKPKGLVRFTTFIIFIFEWKSPRKIIGALYRYHKVYIRAK; from the coding sequence ATGAACACCGCTGTATTTACCCCGGCCTCTTCCATCGATGAAGTGATTCACCGGCTGAACCTGCTCATCGAACAGGCTACCCAAACCAATAACCGCATCGGTTATTTCGCCTCGCTGTACCACAAAGTCACCGTGCGTGTGAAGGAAGGCATTCTGAAAAGTGAGTTCGAAGACGGCGCCCGTATGGAACGCCTCGATGTGTTTTTCGCCAACCGCTACCTCGAAGCCGTGCATCAATGGCAGCATGGGCAGCGCCCGTCGGGCCCCTGGGCTGTGGCGTTTGAAGGCACCCGCAAAATAACCGTGATACTGTTGCAGCAGTTGCTGCTGGGCATGAACGCCCATATCAATTACGACCTCGGCATTGCGGCCGTGGAGTGCGCGGGCAATAACGACCTCCACACGATGCACCGCGATTTCCTCGCCATCAACAACATCATCGGTTCGCTGACGTTCGAGGTCACCAACGAGATCAGCCGCATTTCCCCGCTGCTGTCGCTTTTCGGCCTGCATGCGCAGAACGGCCAGTCGATCCTCATCCAGTTCAGCATCAGTAACGCCCGCGATGGCGCCTGGGGCTTTGCGCAGGAACTGAGCGGCAAACAGGGCGCCGACAAACAGGCGTGCATGGAAGCAAGGGATGCTTCCATTAAAAAACTGGCCGAAGCGCTCAAAAAGCCCAAAGGCCTTGTGCGTTTCACCACTTTCATCATCTTTATTTTCGAATGGAAAAGCCCCCGTAAGATCATCGGGGCGCTATACCGGTATCACAAGGTGTACATCAGGGCGAAATAG
- a CDS encoding SMP-30/gluconolactonase/LRE family protein, with protein sequence MKALALLFCIFHQADSLPDVVAPGATPQLVSRQFSFTEGPSPDKKGNIYFTDQPNNQIWKYDTDGKLSLFLEPAGRSNGLYVDKKGNILACADENNELWRISPDKKITVLLKDFEGKKMNGPNDLWIDAKGGIYFTDPYYQRKYWTRQHGELDSQKVYYLPAGKKAAIPVAGNIVKPNGIVGTPDGKHLFVVDIGDGKIYKYDIGKNGQLHNRTLFVNKGGDGITLDNKGNLYICGNGVTVINPKGEQIGVIPIPEKWTANACFGGKNRDLLFVTASTTVYVVKMAVKGVE encoded by the coding sequence ATGAAAGCACTGGCACTTCTTTTCTGCATCTTCCACCAGGCAGATTCGCTCCCGGATGTAGTAGCTCCCGGCGCAACGCCGCAACTGGTATCGCGGCAGTTCAGCTTTACGGAAGGCCCTTCGCCCGATAAGAAAGGCAATATCTACTTCACCGACCAGCCCAACAACCAGATATGGAAATATGATACGGACGGCAAACTCAGCCTCTTCCTCGAGCCTGCGGGCCGTTCCAACGGGCTGTACGTGGATAAAAAGGGCAACATCCTTGCCTGTGCGGATGAAAACAATGAGCTGTGGCGCATCTCGCCCGATAAAAAAATCACCGTGCTGCTGAAGGATTTCGAAGGTAAAAAAATGAACGGGCCGAACGACCTGTGGATCGACGCCAAAGGCGGCATTTATTTCACCGACCCGTATTACCAGCGCAAATACTGGACGCGCCAACACGGAGAGCTCGACAGTCAGAAAGTGTATTACCTGCCCGCGGGCAAAAAGGCGGCCATTCCCGTTGCGGGCAACATCGTCAAACCCAACGGCATCGTGGGTACCCCTGACGGTAAACACTTGTTTGTGGTGGACATCGGCGACGGAAAAATCTACAAATACGATATCGGGAAAAACGGGCAGCTGCACAACCGCACGCTATTCGTGAACAAGGGCGGCGACGGCATCACGCTCGATAACAAAGGCAACCTCTACATCTGCGGCAACGGCGTTACGGTCATCAACCCGAAAGGTGAACAGATCGGCGTCATCCCCATCCCGGAAAAGTGGACGGCCAACGCCTGCTTCGGCGGCAAAAACCGCGACCTGCTCTTTGTGACCGCCTCCACGACGGTGTACGTGGTGAAAATGGCGGTAAAGGGCGTGGAATAG
- a CDS encoding gamma-glutamyltransferase family protein, with the protein MKVTCLFLLLAAPILLQAQPVQTQKPPLHGKHWMAITGKPLAATAGAAIFQQGGNAVDAACAMLAATCTMWDVLSWGGETQALIYNPKTGKVIALNALGVAPTGATPAYYRSKGHAFPPEYGPLAAVTPGTPGGICHMLANYGTMSLAQVLAPAIEMAKGYPIEAQTANMIEREKNLIKTWPYSKNVFLTHPGEKREAPEAGEIFVQQDLLATLNKMVEAEREALKKKKSRKEAIMAAYDRFYKGDIAREFVRGSREQGGLITMEDLARWKPIEEEPLHVNYKGIDVYKLQEWTQGPMLLQSLNILENFDLKSMGYNSTAYIHTLYQAMNLAFADRDFYYGDPYFSKTPIKGLLSKEYAKQRAAQLNKTKNDASVAPGDPYPFEGRQNPFLPLLKERNRLFNATPAEQPGNVVPKHDVVAYHDDAAYHDRLWRGTTSVEAADAEGWVVSITPSGGWLPACIAGRTGVGMSQRAQSFVLDSVLNPFNVIAPGKRPRVTLTPSMALKDGKPFLSFAVQGGDTQDQNLLQFFLNMTEFGMTVQQATEAANINSEQLWLSLGGDSIKARLPRPGRLLLHNGTPEKTRKELEGMGYQLDFKPRTSGPINAIYFDRKHGSFWGGSSNHGEDYGIGW; encoded by the coding sequence ATGAAAGTTACCTGTCTATTCCTGCTGCTGGCCGCGCCCATCCTGTTACAGGCGCAGCCCGTCCAGACCCAGAAACCGCCGCTGCACGGCAAACACTGGATGGCCATCACCGGCAAGCCGCTTGCCGCCACCGCCGGCGCCGCCATTTTCCAGCAGGGCGGCAACGCCGTAGACGCGGCCTGCGCCATGCTGGCGGCCACCTGTACCATGTGGGACGTGCTCAGCTGGGGCGGGGAAACACAGGCGCTGATCTACAACCCGAAAACCGGGAAAGTGATTGCCCTCAACGCCCTCGGTGTTGCGCCCACCGGCGCCACGCCCGCCTACTATCGATCGAAAGGCCATGCCTTCCCGCCGGAATACGGTCCCCTTGCCGCCGTTACGCCCGGCACACCCGGCGGCATCTGCCATATGCTGGCCAATTACGGCACCATGAGCCTTGCGCAGGTGCTGGCCCCCGCCATTGAAATGGCAAAGGGTTATCCCATCGAAGCGCAGACCGCCAACATGATCGAAAGGGAGAAAAACCTCATCAAAACCTGGCCTTACAGCAAAAACGTGTTCCTCACCCATCCTGGTGAAAAAAGGGAAGCACCCGAAGCGGGCGAGATATTCGTACAGCAGGACCTGCTCGCCACCCTCAACAAAATGGTGGAAGCGGAACGGGAGGCCCTGAAAAAGAAAAAGAGCCGGAAAGAGGCGATCATGGCGGCGTACGACAGGTTTTACAAAGGCGACATCGCCCGTGAATTCGTGCGGGGCAGCCGTGAACAGGGCGGCCTCATCACCATGGAAGACCTCGCCCGGTGGAAGCCCATCGAAGAAGAACCGCTGCATGTAAACTACAAAGGCATCGACGTATACAAGCTCCAGGAATGGACGCAGGGGCCCATGCTGCTGCAAAGCCTCAACATCCTCGAAAATTTCGACCTGAAGAGCATGGGGTACAATTCCACGGCGTACATCCATACGCTGTACCAGGCCATGAACCTCGCCTTCGCCGACCGCGACTTTTATTACGGCGATCCTTATTTCTCTAAAACACCCATCAAAGGCCTGCTGAGCAAAGAATATGCGAAACAACGTGCGGCACAGCTCAACAAAACGAAAAACGATGCTTCAGTTGCGCCCGGCGACCCCTATCCTTTTGAAGGCAGACAAAATCCCTTCCTGCCCCTGTTAAAGGAACGCAACAGGCTGTTCAACGCCACACCCGCCGAACAACCCGGCAACGTGGTGCCCAAACACGACGTGGTAGCCTATCACGATGATGCGGCATACCACGACCGCCTCTGGCGCGGCACCACCAGCGTGGAAGCCGCGGATGCGGAAGGCTGGGTTGTGTCGATCACCCCCAGCGGCGGATGGCTTCCCGCCTGCATCGCCGGCCGCACCGGCGTGGGTATGAGCCAGCGGGCACAGAGTTTCGTGCTCGACTCGGTGCTCAACCCCTTCAACGTCATTGCTCCGGGCAAACGCCCCCGCGTCACCCTTACGCCTTCCATGGCGCTGAAAGACGGAAAACCTTTTTTGTCGTTCGCGGTACAGGGGGGCGATACGCAGGATCAGAACCTGTTACAGTTTTTCCTGAACATGACGGAATTCGGCATGACGGTGCAGCAAGCTACGGAAGCCGCCAACATCAACAGCGAACAACTCTGGCTCTCCCTCGGCGGCGACAGCATCAAAGCGCGGCTCCCCCGGCCGGGCAGGTTGCTATTGCACAACGGCACACCGGAAAAAACGAGGAAAGAACTGGAAGGCATGGGATATCAACTCGACTTCAAACCCAGAACCAGCGGGCCGATCAATGCGATATACTTCGACCGGAAACATGGAAGCTTCTGGGGAGGGAGCAGTAACCACGGGGAGGATTATGGGATTGGGTGGTGA